In Bordetella holmesii ATCC 51541, the following proteins share a genomic window:
- a CDS encoding branched-chain amino acid transport system / permease component family protein translates to MFEALSAGLFNGLIYAAVAVGLALIWGITDVINFAHGEFLMLGMYSAYWMYTLGHLDPTLSAPLVAIVLAFVGFLTYALIIKRLQKGPAMAVILATFGLGLVLRQLAFIAFSPDYRSLPDTLISGSVSLAGVSLGRPQVVTGLVALAMVVALFFLVYRTCWGHALQAVAEDRDVAALVGISPDRVNAQVWMLGSAAVGLAGALLTTFFYVFPSVGTVFGLLAFVAVCMGGFGSLPGAFIAGILIGIIEAMTGYFVAPVLKTVSVFILFILVLWYRPRGLFGRW, encoded by the coding sequence ATGTTTGAAGCGCTTTCGGCCGGCCTGTTCAACGGGCTGATCTATGCGGCCGTCGCCGTTGGTCTGGCCTTGATCTGGGGCATCACCGACGTCATCAACTTCGCCCATGGCGAGTTTTTGATGTTGGGCATGTACTCGGCCTATTGGATGTATACCCTGGGCCATCTGGATCCGACGCTGTCGGCGCCGCTGGTGGCCATCGTGCTGGCTTTCGTCGGTTTTCTGACGTATGCCCTGATCATCAAGCGCCTGCAGAAAGGGCCGGCCATGGCGGTGATTCTGGCCACGTTCGGCCTGGGTCTGGTGCTGCGTCAACTGGCCTTCATTGCGTTTTCGCCGGACTACCGCAGCCTGCCCGATACGCTGATCTCCGGCAGCGTGAGCCTGGCCGGCGTATCGCTGGGTCGTCCGCAAGTGGTCACGGGCCTGGTGGCGCTGGCCATGGTGGTGGCGCTGTTTTTCCTGGTGTATCGCACATGTTGGGGGCATGCCCTGCAGGCCGTGGCCGAGGACCGGGACGTGGCGGCGCTGGTGGGGATTTCGCCCGACCGCGTCAATGCGCAGGTCTGGATGCTGGGCAGTGCCGCCGTTGGCCTGGCAGGCGCGTTGCTCACGACCTTCTTTTATGTGTTTCCGTCGGTGGGCACGGTGTTCGGTCTTCTGGCCTTCGTCGCGGTCTGCATGGGCGGCTTCGGTTCGCTGCCAGGCGCTTTTATCGCCGGCATTCTGATCGGAATCATCGAGGCGATGACGGGCTACTTCGTGGCGCCGGTGCTCAAGACCGTGAGCGTGTTCATCCTCTTTATCCTGGTGCTGTGGTATCGCCCGCGTGGGCTGTTCGGGCGGTGGTGA